Proteins from one Embleya scabrispora genomic window:
- a CDS encoding enoyl-CoA hydratase/isomerase family protein, translated as MIKFDIRDGVAVVTLDRPDELNVFSGGMGSALGDAYARCDADDAVRAVVLTGAGRAFCAGADMSPEADSFAGPGEAAARSRKFSASPVRPAAWEVRKPVIAAINGHAIGIGFTLAMQCDIRLVAEDAKLAIPQVRRGMVPDAQSHWTVPAATSRAVAADILLTGRTFRGAEAAVLGLVSRALPADEVLPAALEIARDIATNVHPVSAALTKRLLWADAGLDEVERLETAYHRVLMGTDDAREGPRAWSERRTPRWTGTVTGAWDGVLAAESSERPAPSA; from the coding sequence GTGATCAAGTTCGACATCCGCGACGGGGTTGCCGTCGTCACGCTGGATCGGCCCGACGAACTCAATGTCTTCTCCGGGGGCATGGGTTCGGCCCTCGGGGACGCATACGCGCGGTGTGACGCCGACGATGCGGTGCGCGCGGTGGTGCTCACCGGCGCGGGGCGGGCGTTCTGCGCGGGCGCCGACATGTCGCCGGAGGCGGACAGCTTCGCGGGACCGGGGGAAGCGGCGGCACGGTCGCGGAAGTTCAGCGCGTCGCCGGTGCGGCCGGCCGCGTGGGAGGTGCGCAAGCCGGTGATCGCCGCGATCAACGGGCACGCGATCGGCATCGGGTTCACGCTGGCGATGCAGTGCGACATCCGGCTCGTGGCCGAGGACGCCAAGCTGGCGATTCCACAGGTACGGCGCGGCATGGTCCCCGACGCCCAGTCGCACTGGACCGTGCCGGCGGCCACGTCGCGGGCGGTGGCCGCCGACATCCTGCTGACCGGGCGCACCTTCCGCGGCGCCGAGGCGGCCGTACTCGGCCTGGTGTCACGGGCGTTGCCCGCCGACGAGGTTCTGCCCGCCGCACTGGAGATCGCGCGCGACATCGCGACCAACGTGCACCCGGTGTCGGCGGCGCTCACCAAGCGGCTGCTGTGGGCCGACGCCGGGCTCGACGAGGTCGAACGCCTGGAAACCGCCTACCACCGCGTGCTGATGGGCACCGACGACGCACGCGAGGGCCCCCGCGCGTGGTCCGAACGGCGCACACCACGCTGGACCGGCACGGTCACCGGCGCGTGGGACGGTGTACTGGCGGCGGAATCATCGGAACGGCCGGCTCCCTCGGCATGA
- a CDS encoding MarR family winged helix-turn-helix transcriptional regulator, giving the protein MNSTENVEAIQRALEALLRRHASRRVYAGQAAAAGATISQPAYVLLRRIEKQGPLPMGELARMTNMDPGATARQVGQLERDGYVRRSPSPDDGRVSLVSLTPRGDSVRRRLNDVMDRRMSEMLDRWSDEDRETFATLLQRFVEEMAQGEIPAAEVEDSAV; this is encoded by the coding sequence GTGAACTCCACCGAAAACGTCGAAGCGATCCAGCGGGCGCTGGAGGCCCTGCTTCGGCGCCACGCCAGCCGCCGAGTGTACGCGGGCCAGGCCGCCGCGGCGGGCGCGACCATCTCGCAGCCCGCCTATGTGCTGCTGCGCCGAATCGAGAAGCAAGGCCCGCTCCCCATGGGGGAGTTGGCGCGCATGACGAACATGGACCCGGGTGCCACCGCGCGCCAGGTCGGCCAGTTGGAGCGGGACGGCTATGTCCGGCGCTCGCCCAGTCCGGACGACGGCCGGGTCAGCCTCGTCTCGCTCACCCCGCGCGGCGACTCCGTGCGGCGTCGGTTGAACGACGTCATGGATCGACGGATGAGCGAGATGCTCGACCGCTGGAGCGACGAGGATCGCGAGACGTTCGCGACGCTCCTGCAGCGATTCGTCGAAGAGATGGCCCAGGGCGAGATTCCCGCGGCGGAGGTCGAGGACAGCGCGGTCTGA